One bacterium genomic window, TCACCCGTGGCGTCAGGCGCGAGCCTTGCAGTACGATCTGGTGGTGAACGGTTCGGAAATAGCTTCAGGCGGCCAGCGGATCAACCGTCGCGACTTGCAGGAGAAGATTTTACAGATCCTTGGGATCAACAAAGAGCGCGCAGACCGGATGTTCGGATTCCTGCTCAAGGCGCTTGAATATGGCGCTCCGCCACATGCCGGGATCGCTCCCGGACTAGATAGATTGGTGACGTTGATGACCGGATCTGATTCGATCCGCGATGTGATCGCGTTCCCGAAGACCGCGCAGGCGCAGTCGCTGATGGATGGCGCTCCCTCTGAGATAGAGCCGGATCAACTGGAAGAACTTGGATTACAGATCGTCAAAGGAGAATAAGCTCTCGCTGAGAGATTATGAATCACGAAAATGACGATAAGCGCGGACGGAACCTCGTTACCGAGGGGATCGACCTGCGTTTGCTGTTCGGGCAGAATGACAGTTTTCTTCGCCAGATAGAGGCGCGTTTCCCGGTCAAGATCGTGGCGCGCGGAGACCGGATCAATATCGACGGTGAGCCGAAAGATGTTGACCAAGTGGTCGCGCTCTTCACCGACTTGATGACGCGCGTCCGCAAAGGGGCGTATATCACCGACCAGTACCTGACGTATGCGATGGCGATGGTGCGGGAGAATGGTCAGGGGCCGGCGGAATCAATCTCGACCGATGCGCTGTTGACCTCCGCGCTGAAGAAGGCGATCAAGCCGAAAACGATCGGTCAGTCACAGTATGTGGAAGCAGTAGCCAAAAATGATATGGTCTTTGCGATCGGTCCGGCCGGTACAGGCAAGACGTACTTGGCCGTCGCGATGGCAGTCGCAGAGTTAAAGGCGAATCGGGTCAATCGAATTGTCTTTACGCGTCCAGCAGTGGAAGCCGGCGAATCGCTCGGCTTTTTGCCGGGGGATATTCGGGCCAAAGTCGACCCGTATCTGAGACCGGTTTATGATGCTTTGTACGATATGCTCCAGCCGGACAAGATCCGGAAACTGCTGGAGATGGGGATAATTGAGATCGCGCCGCTGGCCTTCATGCGCGGTCGGACGCTGAATGAAGCGTTTGTCGTTTTGGATGAAGCGCAAAACACCACCAGCGCGCAGATGAAGATGTTTCTGACACGAATCGGTGAAAGTTCGAAGGCGATCATCACCGGTGATGTCACGCAGATCGACCTTC contains:
- a CDS encoding PhoH family protein is translated as MNHENDDKRGRNLVTEGIDLRLLFGQNDSFLRQIEARFPVKIVARGDRINIDGEPKDVDQVVALFTDLMTRVRKGAYITDQYLTYAMAMVRENGQGPAESISTDALLTSALKKAIKPKTIGQSQYVEAVAKNDMVFAIGPAGTGKTYLAVAMAVAELKANRVNRIVFTRPAVEAGESLGFLPGDIRAKVDPYLRPVYDALYDMLQPDKIRKLLEMGIIEIAPLAFMRGRTLNEAFVVLDEAQNTTSAQMKMFLTRIGESSKAIITGDVTQIDLPDAKASGLVKVQRILKGIPGLEFIYLTERDVIRHPLVQAIIKAYDRYENPKQGPRE